In Spirochaeta isovalerica, one genomic interval encodes:
- a CDS encoding GNAT family N-acetyltransferase, giving the protein MQIRTETNIEKIKIEEIISLYIENGWGDSYDPELVENYFKNSTYSVFAIDQESSNLIGFARVLSDNYHTTWIAEVVVSLACQRMGVGTMLISEIKTNFNHTSIYAETFSGKESFFVRNGIKDRKNMVVVSRRKHP; this is encoded by the coding sequence AATAGAAGAGATTATTTCTCTATATATCGAGAATGGATGGGGAGACTCCTATGATCCAGAACTCGTAGAAAACTATTTTAAAAACTCAACCTACTCTGTTTTTGCTATAGATCAGGAATCTAGTAACCTAATAGGTTTTGCCAGAGTTCTGAGTGACAATTATCACACTACATGGATTGCTGAAGTTGTCGTCTCCCTTGCTTGCCAACGAATGGGTGTTGGTACAATGTTGATTTCTGAGATTAAAACAAATTTCAACCATACTTCGATTTATGCAGAGACTTTCTCTGGCAAGGAATCTTTCTTTGTCCGGAATGGAATAAAGGACAGGAAAAATATGGTTGTCGTTTCAAGACGTAAACATCCTTAA